From Xanthomonas sp. 10-10:
AAAAGATTGTGGGCGGCTGGACCTTCATGCCCAACGTGTTCTACAGCTTCGGCGACAACGACCGCCCCGACCATGTCGAAATCGACGGGCGAGAGGACAAGTTCACCCAGGACAACTACGCCTATTCCGGCAACACCTTGGTGCGCTACGGCGGCGGTGCATTCCCGTATCCGCAACTCACACCTGCACTGCAGGCGCAGGTCAACAACATCCCGGCGTTGTATGCCAGCAGCTATGGCGAGCTGACCAAGATCTATTCCGGCCAGAAGAAAGGCGGCGCGCGTTTCGATACCCGCTACGACTTTGCCGATGGCGCGCTGCGCTCGCTGCAGTTCGGGGTGAAGTACAGCAGGAGCCGTCGCAGCTTCAGCAATCGCGACTGGTATACCGGCGGCGTGGATGGCACCACCACGCTCGGCGATCTGGGCATCTTCACCGGCACCTATGCCTCGATCTTTCCCGGCAAATACGACTGGAACACGCCGCGCGTGAGCGAAGCGGCAGTGGCCGGCGTGATTGCGCAACACCTCACCGACGACGATCTGGATACCTGCGGCAGCGCGTTCTACGTCAACAACTTCAACTGCAACACCATGCGCGGCACCGAGGCGGTGAGCGCGGCCTATGCCAGCGCCACCTTCACCATCGGCAACCTGGATATCGTGCCAGGCGTGCGCCTGGAGCACACCGCCATCGACAACACGTTCTGGGTGACCCCGGTGGATGCGGACGGCAACCAGGTGGTCGGCAACTTCGCCCATAACAGCACCACCTACAACGAGCCGCTGCCCAGCGTACTCCTGACCTGGCGGCCGGACCTGCGCACTGCCTACCGCGCCTCGCTGTGGACCAGCTACACCCGCCCGGCATTCGTGCAGTTGGGCGGCGGCAGCCAGATCGGCATCTCCAACGGCGTCACCACGATCACCCAAGGCAACCCCGACCTGAAGCCGATCGAATCGACCAACCTGGATCTGTCCGGCGAGTGGTCCACCGAGCGCGGCGGCTTCTTCTCGCTGGCGGGCTTCTACAAGCAGTTGCGCAACTACATCTACGATGCCGGCTCGGCCCAGGCCAATGGCAGCACCACCGGCAGCGGCACGGTGCTGTACCACATGCCCACCAATGGCGGCGACGGCAAGATCTACGGTGTGGAACTCAGCGCGCGGCAGAAGTTCCAGGATCTGCCCGCGCCCTTCGACGGCCTGGGCGTCAGTGCCAACGCCACCCGCCAGCATGCGCGTGCAGACCTGGGGCTGGATGGCTTCGACAACGAGCACATGCAGTCGGCGCCGTCGGCGATGGCCAACCTGGAGTTGTTCTACGAGCACAACGGGTTCTCGTTGAACCTGAGCTACCACTTCAGCAGTTCTTACCTGCTGGGCTACGACTTCCTGCATGAAGGCGCGCCCTGGAACGACCTGTGGGCACGCCCGACCCGCCGCGTGGATCTGCACACCGGCTACCGCTTCGACAACGGCGTGAGCATGGACCTGTCGATCTCCAACCTGACCAAGGAATACAGCTACTGGGCGCATGTGGGCCGCAACAACCTGGCGATCTCCGACATCGTCGATGCCGGCAGCACCGCCTTGCTGACGGTTAAGTACGCCTTCTAGCGCACCGGCATGCAGCGCCGCGCACCACCAGCGCGCGGCGCGTTGCAACGCGGCTGGTTCCTTCCCCTGGCTGGAGACACCATGAAGCGCAGGACCTTGTGCACGTTCGGCCTGCTCGCCCCGTTCGGGCTGGCGGCATCGCCGCAGCCGCAGCCGTCGCTGCACGCACCGCAACCGGATGGGCAGGCGCATGCATTCGGATTCGCGCAGGGGCACTTCACCCTGGACGGGCAGCCCTGGCAGCTGCGTAGCGGCGAAATGCATCCGCTGCGCATCGCGCGCGCCGATTGGCTGCACCGCATCCGCATGGCCAAGGCGATGGGCCTGAATACCATCGCGTTGTATCTGATGTGGAATGCGCTGGAACGCGAACCGGGGCAGTTCGACCTGGATACCGGCGAGCGCGACTTCGTCGCCTTCATCCGGCTGTGCCAGCAGGAAGGCATGTGGGTGTACCTGCGCCCCGGTCCCTATGTGTGCGCGGAATGGACGCTGGGCGGGCTGCCGCCGTACCTGCTGCGCGAGCCGGGCATGCGCCTGCGCGACCGGACCGACGCGCGCTACATGGCTGCGGTGCAGCGCTACATCGATGCGGTGGCGCCGCGGATCGCACAGCTGATGGCCAGTGCCGGCGGCCCGGTGCTGATGCTGCAGATCGAAAACGAATACAACATGCACGGCGCCGATGCGGGCTACCTGCAGGCATTGGCTGCACTGTGGCGCACGCACGGCATCGATGGCCCGTTCTCGTTGGCCGAAGGCATGAAGGATCTGCGCCGACGCAAGGCCTATCTTCCCGGTGCTGCGCTGGGACTGGATGGCGCCGATCTCGCTGAACTGCAGGAAGCAAACCAGATCGCAGGCAATGCGCCGGTGTGGGTGGCCGAAGGCTATCCTGGCTGGTTGACGCATTGGGGCGAAGAGGCCTTCGCGCAGCGCGACTACGCGCCGATGCTGCAGCAACTGATGGCCGCCGGTGGCTCGTTCAATCTCTATGTGGTGCACGGCGGCAGCAATTTCGGATTGAGCGCCGGTGCCAATGCCGAAGACGATGGTTCGCAGTTCCAGCCCGCGCTGACCAGCTACGACTACAGCGCCCCGATCGACGAAGGCGGGCGCGCCACGCCTGCGTACCTGACGCTGCGAAACATCATCGCGACGCACACCGGCAGCGCGCTGCCGGCGCTGCCGGCGCCGCCACCGCGGGCGCGTTTTGCGCCGGTCATGGCGCAGCCGATCGCCGCGCTGTGGGACAACCTGAGCACCGGGCCGCTGCAGGTCGCACGCCCGACCGACAACCAGACCCTGCTCCGGCAGAACCTGGGTCTGGTGGTATACCGGCGCCGCATCGCGGCCGGTACGCATCTGCAACTGGGGCGAGTGCACGACTACGCGAGCGTGCAACTCGACGGTCGCGAGATCGGCCATGTCTCGCGCATGCAGCACGCACGCCTCAACAGCGATCCGCAGCTGACCCTGCCGGACGTCACCTCCACCGAGCGCGTGCTGGAGGTGCTGGTGGACAGCTTCGGCCATATCAACTTCGGCCCGGCGCTGGGCGATGCAAAAGGCCTGCTTGGTCCGGTGCACCTCGATGGCAGGGAACTGCGCGACTGGCAGGTGCAGGGCATGGCGCTGGACGGCGATGCGCCGCCCACGCTACGGCCGTTGCAAGGTCTCCCCACCCGGCCTGGCCTGTTCTTCGCAACCGAAATCACCCTGGACACGGTCGGCGACATCTACGTGGACATGCGTCAGTGGCGCAAGGGCTATCTGTGGATCAACGGCAGGCTGCTCGGGCGCTACTGGGAAATCGGCCCGCAGCACTGCCTGCATTGCCCGGGCGCCTGGTTGCGGCCCGGCCGCAACGCGGTGCTGGTGCTGGATCTGCATCAACTTCAGCCCGCCGCCATCCACTGTGCCGACGGGCTGACCGCCTCGGTCAAACGCAGCAACGACGTATCGCTCGCGCATGCAGAGCGCTGCGCATGTTGAGCGCCCCCATCGCACCTTCACCGGCCACGCTCGTCGCTGCGCCACCGCGCACGCTCGGGGTCTGGAGCGCGCTGTCGGCGAACCTGCTCAACATGATCGGCATCGGCCCGTTCATCACCATCCCGTTGGCGTTGTCGGCGCTGGCCGGGCCGGCGGTGTTGCTGGGCTGGGTCGCCGGCGCGCTGCTGTGCGTGTGCGATGGATTGGTGTGGGCCGAACTGGGCGCGGCGATTCCGCGCTCCGGCGGGCCGTATCACTACCTGCGCGAGGCCTACGGGCGCGAACGCTGGGGGCGGCTGTTCGGTTTTCTATACCTGTGGCAGACACTGTTGACCGCGCCACTGTCGGTTGGCTCGGCAGCGGTGGGCTGCGCGCAATACCTGGCTTTCCTGATGCCGGGACTGAGCCAGAGCCGGCTCACGGCGATCGCGATGGCGCTGTGCGCGTTCAACACCTTGCTGCTGTACCGCAAGGTGCGCTCGGTGCAGTTGCTGTCGTTGCTGGTCAGCGCGGTGGTCCTGGGCGCCTGCATGTGGATCATCGGCAGTGGCGTGCTGCATTTCGATGCCCGCATCGCCAACGCATTCTTGTACGCGCGCCCCGCCTCGCCGCATGGGTTCTGGCTGGGCTTCGGTGCGGTGGCGCTGATCGCGGTCTACGACTACGGCGGCTACAACAACGTGTGCATGCTCGGCGGCGAAATCCGCAAGCCGCGGCGCACGATTCCGCGCGCGGTGCTGCTCTCGATCCCGATCGTGGCGCTGCTGTACCTGGGCCTCAACATCACCCTGCTCGGGGTGCTGCCGTGGCAGCAGGCCGCGCACTCCAAGGCGGTGATGGCCGACTTCATGCAGGCCATCTACGGCCCGGCCGGCGCCACGGTGGCCGTGGCGCTGATCGCGCTGGCCGCGTGGGGCTCGGCGCTGGTGGTGCTGCTGGGCTACTCGCGGGTGCCGTACGCCGCCGCTGCGGCCGGGCAGTTCTTTGGCGTGTTCGCGCGGCTGCATCCGCGCGGCGGTTTCCCCACCGTGTCGCTGCTGTTCGTCGGCGCGACCTCCACGCTGGCCTGCCTGCTGTCGCTGGACGATCTGATCGCCACCTTGATGATCATCCAGATCCTGTTCCAGTTTCTGGCGCAATGCCTGGCGGTGGTGCTGCTGCGTCGCAAGCGGCGCAGGCGAGCGTTTGCGATGCCGCTGTATCCGTGGCCGCTGCTGGTCAGCGTGTTCGGCTGGATCTATCTGCTGGCGACCAGCCCGGGGCGACGCGTGCTCGCCGCGGTGCTGGCGCTGTGCGTGGGTAGCGCGGTGTATCTGCTGCAGGCACGGAGGGAGCGCGCATGGCCGTTCCAGCTGCAATGAGCGCTGCGCAGATCGCGGTGGTCGGCGAGGTCTACCTGGACCACATCTTCAGCGGCTTCGCACGCTGGCCGGCGCCTGGCGAAGAAGCGCTCGCGCAGCACTACCGGCGCGAACTCGGCGGCGGCACCCTCATCACCGCCTGCGCGCTGGCGCAGCTGGGCTGCAACGTGCGCGTGATCGGCGCGATCGGTGCGCAGGACCGTGCGCTGTTCGCGCACCGCCTGGGCGACTTCGGCGTTTCGGCCGACGGGCTGATCGACTCGCCCGTCGGCACCGGCGTGACCACCAGCGTCTCGCTGCAGGACGACCGTTCGTTCTTTACCTATGCCGGCGCCAATGCCGACCTGGGTGGGTTGCTGCTGCGCGACGACGTCATCGCTGCAATGTGTGCGGCCACGCATGTGCACTTCGCACTGCCGCTGCCGGCCACGGTCGCGCGCAGCTTGCTGCCGCAGCTGGCGCGCGCCGGCTGCAGCACTTCGCTGGATGTCGGCTTCAGCCCGCAATGGCTCGCCGACCCGGACAACCGCGCCACCTGTCGCGCGGTCACCTGGTTCCTGCCCAACCAGAAGGAAGCCGCGCTGATGGGCTGCGGCGACAGCGTCGACGCCTGCGTGGCCTGGGCGCAGGCGCAAGGCCTGCGCGAGGTCGTGGTCAAACACGGTGCTGCCGGCGCGATGGTCGTCGATACCGCCGGCGGCCGTTCGATTCCCGCGCCCCAGGTGCAACTGCGTGACAGCACCGGCGCCGGCGATGCCTTCGATGCCGGCTTCATCGCCGCGCGCCTGCACGGGCTGTCGCTGGACGCTGCCGCTCGGCAGGGCTGCCGATGCGGTGCGGCGTGCTGCAGCGCGCTGGGTGCGCTGGACGGCCTGGCTTCCCTGCCTCCCCTTTTCTCCCCCCCTGAGGACATTCCATGAGCAGTTCTGTCGACAATCGCAAGCTGACCCTGATCGGCGGCGGCGGCGTGCGCACGCCGTTGGTGGTGTACGGCGTCAACGAAGCGGCCGAAGCGCTGGGCGCACGCGAGATCGTGCTGTACGACCCCGACCAGGAGCGCCTGGCATTGATGGTTGCGATGGGCCGCGCCATCGTGGCCGAGGCCGGCGGCAGCCTGCAGGTGCATGCGGCGCCCTCGCTGGAGGCGGCGATCGAAGGCGCGCATTTCGTGCTCAACAGCATCCGCGTCGGCGGTATCGCCCAGCGCGCCTCCGACGAGCAGACCATCATCGGCCATGGCTATTCCGGCCAGGAGACCACCGGCCCCGGCGGCGTGGCCAAGGCATTGCGCACGGTGCCGGTGGCGATCGAGCAGGCGCGCATGATCGAGCGGCTGAGTCCGGACGCGTGGCTGGTCAGCTTCACCAATCCGGCCGGGCTGATCACCCAGGCCATCACCGCACATACCCGCGCGCGGGTGGTCGGCATCTGCGACACCCCGGTGGAGCTGTTCCACAACATCGCCCGCGCGCTCGGCGAGCCGGCATCCGACGTGGAATGCGATTACGTCGGCCTCAACCACCTGGGCTGGATCCGTGCGGTGCGCCTGCGCGGGCAGGACATCATGGATCGCATCCTCGACGACGACGCCATCCTACGTCAGCTCTATCTGGCGCCGCTGTTCGATGTCCAGATGCTGCGCGCCTTGCGGCTGATCCCCACCGAGTACCTGTACTTC
This genomic window contains:
- a CDS encoding TonB-dependent receptor, giving the protein MTSAACAVAGTVEGTLKERGSGKPAANAKVRIAGTAYSAVADAHGHFVIRDVPAGQYALALDYPGFSAADTRVQVDGSGTAAVDVALDEVKQLKAVSVVRNRYDASDLKINAANTVDVLSANDLQRTAVHNVAEALGLIAGINITSTGSGYFGGIDGAARGEGMFASVRGLPSEYNVNMIDGVTVAQGMPYSRSVQLSLLPPTGLQTIVANKTSTADMDGDAIGGTLDFRTPTAYDFKDITSGSVTGSGRAESRARDYGGDGLGGGFGGEFQHKFGEAQQFGVYASAYYDYRTTTNSEVAAATSALNDGSWEYLNTDAEGGNAAGLDPQHNLTSTGMNVGIAAGWERRYGGNASFDWHVDDSLSLYARMTYAYAKTDQGTTFVQLLPQDVSYVTTGTAGVFTPNIGRIAARFWYETNPEVADLATFQIGAKKIVGGWTFMPNVFYSFGDNDRPDHVEIDGREDKFTQDNYAYSGNTLVRYGGGAFPYPQLTPALQAQVNNIPALYASSYGELTKIYSGQKKGGARFDTRYDFADGALRSLQFGVKYSRSRRSFSNRDWYTGGVDGTTTLGDLGIFTGTYASIFPGKYDWNTPRVSEAAVAGVIAQHLTDDDLDTCGSAFYVNNFNCNTMRGTEAVSAAYASATFTIGNLDIVPGVRLEHTAIDNTFWVTPVDADGNQVVGNFAHNSTTYNEPLPSVLLTWRPDLRTAYRASLWTSYTRPAFVQLGGGSQIGISNGVTTITQGNPDLKPIESTNLDLSGEWSTERGGFFSLAGFYKQLRNYIYDAGSAQANGSTTGSGTVLYHMPTNGGDGKIYGVELSARQKFQDLPAPFDGLGVSANATRQHARADLGLDGFDNEHMQSAPSAMANLELFYEHNGFSLNLSYHFSSSYLLGYDFLHEGAPWNDLWARPTRRVDLHTGYRFDNGVSMDLSISNLTKEYSYWAHVGRNNLAISDIVDAGSTALLTVKYAF
- a CDS encoding beta-galactosidase; this translates as MKRRTLCTFGLLAPFGLAASPQPQPSLHAPQPDGQAHAFGFAQGHFTLDGQPWQLRSGEMHPLRIARADWLHRIRMAKAMGLNTIALYLMWNALEREPGQFDLDTGERDFVAFIRLCQQEGMWVYLRPGPYVCAEWTLGGLPPYLLREPGMRLRDRTDARYMAAVQRYIDAVAPRIAQLMASAGGPVLMLQIENEYNMHGADAGYLQALAALWRTHGIDGPFSLAEGMKDLRRRKAYLPGAALGLDGADLAELQEANQIAGNAPVWVAEGYPGWLTHWGEEAFAQRDYAPMLQQLMAAGGSFNLYVVHGGSNFGLSAGANAEDDGSQFQPALTSYDYSAPIDEGGRATPAYLTLRNIIATHTGSALPALPAPPPRARFAPVMAQPIAALWDNLSTGPLQVARPTDNQTLLRQNLGLVVYRRRIAAGTHLQLGRVHDYASVQLDGREIGHVSRMQHARLNSDPQLTLPDVTSTERVLEVLVDSFGHINFGPALGDAKGLLGPVHLDGRELRDWQVQGMALDGDAPPTLRPLQGLPTRPGLFFATEITLDTVGDIYVDMRQWRKGYLWINGRLLGRYWEIGPQHCLHCPGAWLRPGRNAVLVLDLHQLQPAAIHCADGLTASVKRSNDVSLAHAERCAC
- a CDS encoding APC family permease; protein product: MLSAPIAPSPATLVAAPPRTLGVWSALSANLLNMIGIGPFITIPLALSALAGPAVLLGWVAGALLCVCDGLVWAELGAAIPRSGGPYHYLREAYGRERWGRLFGFLYLWQTLLTAPLSVGSAAVGCAQYLAFLMPGLSQSRLTAIAMALCAFNTLLLYRKVRSVQLLSLLVSAVVLGACMWIIGSGVLHFDARIANAFLYARPASPHGFWLGFGAVALIAVYDYGGYNNVCMLGGEIRKPRRTIPRAVLLSIPIVALLYLGLNITLLGVLPWQQAAHSKAVMADFMQAIYGPAGATVAVALIALAAWGSALVVLLGYSRVPYAAAAAGQFFGVFARLHPRGGFPTVSLLFVGATSTLACLLSLDDLIATLMIIQILFQFLAQCLAVVLLRRKRRRRAFAMPLYPWPLLVSVFGWIYLLATSPGRRVLAAVLALCVGSAVYLLQARRERAWPFQLQ
- a CDS encoding carbohydrate kinase family protein — encoded protein: MAVPAAMSAAQIAVVGEVYLDHIFSGFARWPAPGEEALAQHYRRELGGGTLITACALAQLGCNVRVIGAIGAQDRALFAHRLGDFGVSADGLIDSPVGTGVTTSVSLQDDRSFFTYAGANADLGGLLLRDDVIAAMCAATHVHFALPLPATVARSLLPQLARAGCSTSLDVGFSPQWLADPDNRATCRAVTWFLPNQKEAALMGCGDSVDACVAWAQAQGLREVVVKHGAAGAMVVDTAGGRSIPAPQVQLRDSTGAGDAFDAGFIAARLHGLSLDAAARQGCRCGAACCSALGALDGLASLPPLFSPPEDIP
- a CDS encoding 6-phospho-beta-glucosidase gives rise to the protein MSSSVDNRKLTLIGGGGVRTPLVVYGVNEAAEALGAREIVLYDPDQERLALMVAMGRAIVAEAGGSLQVHAAPSLEAAIEGAHFVLNSIRVGGIAQRASDEQTIIGHGYSGQETTGPGGVAKALRTVPVAIEQARMIERLSPDAWLVSFTNPAGLITQAITAHTRARVVGICDTPVELFHNIARALGEPASDVECDYVGLNHLGWIRAVRLRGQDIMDRILDDDAILRQLYLAPLFDVQMLRALRLIPTEYLYFFYERRRALDNQRASGASRGGEIERLNRSLIGDLGSRLQAGDTAGAVQTYAAYLAQRSGSYMKLEAEAGSAFAPDMAPQPDPFRASTGYHRIAVDVMSALTGARPGRHVVNVRNRGAMAELADDDVVEIAADIDRDRVVPIPAAPLPDAVHGLVRAFKAYEHAAIEAALSGSHRDACKAMLIHPAIGEWSPSQRLLDALFGHEHDDGHCAGPAHWRGHAAG